Below is a window of Salvelinus alpinus chromosome 5, SLU_Salpinus.1, whole genome shotgun sequence DNA.
CCAGAGAGTTAAGGGGGAGTTCAACACGTAGTGTGGCTAAAACTTGAACCAAACCACAGCAAAGAAATTATATGACCATAAAGGAGTCAGAGAATAAGACTCTCCCTCGCAACAATTTCCTTAAACATTTAATTTCTcaccattaaaaaaaaagaagcaacTCTTAAGTATTTGATGTTACAAACATGAATACATTTCCAATTACTTTTCAGATTCGAACATCCTTTTCGAGTTGCATTTTTCCTGCATCCAACAATGTGACCACAGTTGATCTGGGTCATGGGTAGTTGATGTACTGTTTTCAGTTGATCTGGGTCATGGGTAGTTGATGTACTGTTTTCAGTTGATCTGGGTCATGGGTAGTTGATGTACTGTTTTCAGTTGATCTGGGTCATGGGTAGTTGATGTACTGTTTTCAGTTGATCTGGGTCATGGGTAGTTGGAAGTCACTAATGAAGGGCAGAACATGGTCATGATTACCTTGGTGCGAGGAAGAAGGTGTCAATAATAACTTCATGGTTAGGATTAAGCAGAGTTTTACCATTGTTTATGCAAAAGGAGGGGGGGTTATGTGGGTGTGTAACTAAATGTAAATAATGAATGTGTGGTTATATACAAATAAGGTGTCAGGAAGAGTGTTGCTGTATGCCTGGCGGGCAACGTTCCATGTCACCGTGTGTGTTCACACTGTACAGACGCTCAACAGCAGCAGACCTGCTCACTGTATACATGGGGCTGCAGGATAACCACCTCCTTCTGCAGTGTGCTGGACCGTGTGCTCCTGGAGGGCTCCTAGGTTCACAAAACGCTCCCCGCACCACACGCACTTAAACTGGGCTTCCCGCGAGTGCACCGCCTGGTGCTTCACCAGGTGTTCCCGCTGTTTGAAGCTCTTGTCGCAGCTGGAGCACTTGTACGGCTTCTCCCCGGTGTGAACGCGGCGGTGACGTTGCAGCTCCGAGGAATACTTGAAGCGCTTCTCGCAGTCGGGACACTTCAGGGGCTTCTCCCGGGACGGGTCGCAGCGGTGCGTCACGAACTCAGATGGCGACAGGAAGCGGCGGTTGCACAGGGAGCACTTCAGCGGCTTCTCCTGACAGCTGGAGTTCTGGTGGCGCTGGAGCGTCGACTTCTTCTTGTAGCCTTTGCCACACACGTCACACTTGTAGGGCTTCTCCACCGCCGGCGTGGCCGCGGTCACGGAGCCAGACGCCGACCCTGAGCCGGTGCATTTGTGCCGGAGCAGTTCACCGGATTGGCTGAAGCCTTTCTGGCAGGAAGCACACTTGAACAGGCTCTCCATGCCATGGACGTGCTGGTGGTACAGCAGGTGGGAGGGCTGCAGGAAACCCTTGTCACATAGGTTACACTTAAAAGGCCGGTCGGCTGGGTTCTTGTGAGTGCGGCGGTGACGAACGAGGGCGTACTGCTGCTTGAAGCTCATCTGGCACTCCTCGCACTGGAACGGACGTTCCTCGGAGTGCGTGCGTTCGTGCTGCCGCAGATCCGAAGGCCGCTTGAAGCCCTTCCCACACGAGCCGCAGCGGAACGGCCTGTCCAAGGTCACTGTGGGCTGGCACTGGTGGTGCAGGAGCTCCGACGACTCCTTGAAGTGCATCTCGCACAAATTGCACTTAAACAGGTGCTCGCCGGAGTGGGCGTACATGTGGCGCACGAGGTGTGAGCGGTGCTTGAAGCATTTTTCACAGACAGCACACTTGTAGGGCCGCTCTGAGCTGTGGGTGCGCTGGTGGTGGGCCAGGTGAGAGGACTGGCTGAAGCTCTTGTCACAGGTGTCACACTTGTAGGGCTTTTCTCCCGTGTGCACCCGCTCGTGTCGCGACAGCTCAGACAGATGCCGAAAGCCCTTGTGGCACACTGAGCACTTGTAGGGCCTGTCTGGTCCCGAAGCCTCAAACTCCGTAGGGGCTGAAGCTCCGCACGCTGCCCCGCCACTGGAGGCCTCGCCGGTGGACGGGTTGGCAGCGGAGGAGGTGGGGGTGTTGTTGCCAGAGCCCGGGCGGTAGGTCTTCTCACAGATGGAACACTTCATGGGGTTGTTGCCGTTGTTGTGGGCGTTGTGGTGCTGTGCCAGCGAGGTGAGCAAAGAGAAACCCATCTTACACACGCCACACACAAACGGCTTCTGCTCCACCTGTACACACTGATGCTCCAGCAGATCAGTGGCCTGGCAGAAGATCTTCATACACTGGGTACACTGGAACGACCGATCCCCGGTCCCCATACACTGGTGCTCATGTGGATTAGCTAGGTGGGATATGTCATGGCCGCAGGCTCCGCACTTGTGCCCTCCCTCGCCCCCTACCTGTAGGGAAGGCTGCTGGGCGGGTACGGCATGCTGCTGGCCGTGCTGGGGCTGCTGCTGGAGGGAGGCCACATCCGGCTGGAGGACGATCCCGTACACGGCACAGCCCAGGGCGCTGTCGGAGCCCGGGGGGAGGTTGTGCACCACGGTGGGTGGGGGGGCCACTGCGTGCTGCTGCTGCCACGCCTCAGTCATCCTGCTGCTTCGCACGTATTGATGCAGTTTTGACTGTGTGAGGGGAGGCCCAGGAGTATGGAGGCAGGTTTTGGTCGGGCTGGTGATGTCCAACAGGGGTGTTTTCTACCGGCTCTTAACGACGTCTGTTATCAATAGGTGATACACCTCTGGTCGTCCACTAGTAAAAGGGCAGAAACCCtacagagggaaagacagagggggTATATGAACATGATGCAAATGTAGCCGATACATATTTTATGCAATGGATccatgtatgtttttttttatttaaccttttatttacctaggaaagtcagttaagaacaaattcttatttacaatgacggcctacaccggccaatcccgtacgacgctgggccaattggtcgccaccctatgggactctcaatcacggccggttgtgatacagcctggaatcgaaccagggtgtctgtagtgacgcctctagcgctgagatgcagtgcctcagaccgctgcgccacttgggagcctatGTGCATTGTTTTTAACTGCAACGCTATGGTATTACCATATCTATGGTATTAATACTCTAAAAACAACTGGCATTCTACTGTGTTTTAGGATTTTATACATTTCGAGATGGACATAGGCTACAGCTTTTAAAACCAGATAATGTGATTCAACCCCCTAAAAAATGTGATCATTACACTGGTAGTTACAGGTGTCTATACAAAACGTCACCAGAGATTTTAACTAAACTGATATTGGCGATACCTTCTTCGTCCTCCATTAGTAGTAAATGTTTGTG
It encodes the following:
- the LOC139575495 gene encoding zinc finger protein 319; this encodes MTEAWQQQHAVAPPPTVVHNLPPGSDSALGCAVYGIVLQPDVASLQQQPQHGQQHAVPAQQPSLQVGGEGGHKCGACGHDISHLANPHEHQCMGTGDRSFQCTQCMKIFCQATDLLEHQCVQVEQKPFVCGVCKMGFSLLTSLAQHHNAHNNGNNPMKCSICEKTYRPGSGNNTPTSSAANPSTGEASSGGAACGASAPTEFEASGPDRPYKCSVCHKGFRHLSELSRHERVHTGEKPYKCDTCDKSFSQSSHLAHHQRTHSSERPYKCAVCEKCFKHRSHLVRHMYAHSGEHLFKCNLCEMHFKESSELLHHQCQPTVTLDRPFRCGSCGKGFKRPSDLRQHERTHSEERPFQCEECQMSFKQQYALVRHRRTHKNPADRPFKCNLCDKGFLQPSHLLYHQHVHGMESLFKCASCQKGFSQSGELLRHKCTGSGSASGSVTAATPAVEKPYKCDVCGKGYKKKSTLQRHQNSSCQEKPLKCSLCNRRFLSPSEFVTHRCDPSREKPLKCPDCEKRFKYSSELQRHRRVHTGEKPYKCSSCDKSFKQREHLVKHQAVHSREAQFKCVWCGERFVNLGALQEHTVQHTAEGGGYPAAPCIQ